One Setaria viridis chromosome 3, Setaria_viridis_v4.0, whole genome shotgun sequence DNA window includes the following coding sequences:
- the LOC117846999 gene encoding ribulose bisphosphate carboxylase small subunit, chloroplastic 2 — protein sequence MAPTAMAATSVAPFQGLKSTAGLPVSRRSTSSGFGNVSNGGRIRCMQVWPIGGKKFETLSYLPPLSTDDLLKQIDYLIRKNWIPCLEFSKVGFVYRENNRSPGYYDGRYWTMWKLPMFGCTEATQVYAELEECKKAYPDAYIRILGFDNVRQVQCIMFIAYKPPGCEETGVAK from the exons ATGGCCCCCACCGCGATGGCCGCCACCTCCGTCGCTCCATTCCAGGGGCTCAAGTCCACCGCCGGACTCCCCGTCAGCCGCCGCTCCACCAGCTCCGGCTTCGGCAACGTCAGCAACGGCGGGAGGATCAGGTGCATGCAG GTGTGGCCGATTGGGGGCAAGAAGTTCGAGACCCTCTCCTACCTGCCGCCTCTCTCAACCGACGATCTCCTGAAGCAGATCGACTACCTGATCCGGAAGAACTGGATCCCTTGCCTCGAGTTCAGCAAGGTTGGGTTCGTCTACCGTGAGAACAACAGGTCTCCCGGTTACTACGACGGCCGTTACTGGACCATGTGGAAGCTGCCCATGTTCGGCTGCACCGAGGCAACCCAGGTGTACGCTGAGCTCGAGGAGTGCAAGAAGGCCTACCCCGACGCCTACATCCGTATCCTTGGCTTCGACAACGTCAGGCAGGTGCAGTGCATCATGTTCATCGCCTACAAGCCCCCGGGCTGCGAGGAGACCGGCGTCGCCAAATAA